The following is a genomic window from Streptomyces lincolnensis.
CGGCGAAGGAGGTCTTGGAGGCCGATGCGAAGGCGTTGCGGGCGCCGGCCTTGGCGAGGATGTCGTTGTAGATGCCCTTGGCGACGACCGAGCTGAAGTCGTTGCCGCCCATGGTCATGTTGGAGAACAGGACCATGACCTTCGGCTGCTTGTCGTCCTTCACCTTGGCGGAGACGTCGGCGATGTTCTTCCGCGACGCGGTGATCAGCTTCTCGGCGCGGTCGCTGACGTTGAAGATCCTGCCCATGTCGCGCAGCAGCGTGTAGCTGTCGGCGATGGTCATCCTGGAGGTGTCCTGATCGCAGCCCTGCGGGGAGACGTAGCTGCCCGCGCCGACCTCTTTGAGTTGCTCGCGGGTGGCGAAGCCGTTCTTCTCGTCGAAGCCGTAGGAGGTCGTGGACAGCACCAGGTCGGGGCGCAGCCCGATCATCGCCTCGCGGGGGATGTCGTAGGCGTCGTTGAGCTTGACGCCGCCGGTGGGCAGCGCCTTGATGGCCTTGGCTCGGCCCGCCACCTCGGACATGCCGTAGCTCTGCTGGTTGGCGACGATGCGGTCGCCGAGGCCGAGGGCGAGCAGCGTGGAGACCTCGGCGACCGAGGCGCCGTTCATGGTGACCACGCGGCTGGGCGCCTTGGTGAACCTCTCCGGCACTCCGCAGTTGTCGAGGGTCACCGGGTAGCCGGACTCCGCGGCTGCCGCGGGCGCGTTGTCGCCGGTGTCGTCGGCCTTGCCGGTCGAGGAGTCGGCGCATGCCGTGGTGACCAGACAGAGGGCGCCGGCCAGGGCTGTGGCGACCGGCCGTTTCTTCGGCATGCTGCTCCTTGCTTCGGGGTGCTCGTGAGGCGACGGGTTCTGATGCAGTAGTCGGGGGGTGGAGCCCGGAAGTTCCTCAGAGGTCCAACTACTGTGCGGACGGCGTGAGATGGTCCTGTTTCCCGGCCGGGGCGGGCAGCGTTCCCGTGGTGACGCAGTGGTCGAGGTATGTCGCGCTACGTCCGACAAGTGGATCCGGTGGACTTCCAGGGACTGCCGGACACGGGCGGCGGCCTCTGCGGGGCCCGGGGCCCTGACGGTGCAGATGACCTCCGCGTCGGTGCTCGTGAGGAGTTCGGCCAGCAGGTGCACGCCGACGAAGCCAGTGGCGCCGGTGAGCAGGACCCGGTCCGGTGCGCCGATCGGCCGGGGAGAATCGCCGCTCGGGCGGATGTCCGGATCGAGGACGGCGTCGGCGAGCAGGGTCGCCGGAAGGCCGGGACCGGCTGTCCGCGGCTGAACCTGGGCCTGCTCCTGTTGCCCCTGCTGCTCCTGCTGCTCCTGCTGCTCCTGCTGCTCCTGCTGCTCCAAGAACCTCGCCAATTCGGCGGGTGTCGGGTGCTGGAAGAGCCAGGCGACCTTCACGTCGCGGCGCAGGTCGACGCCGAGGCGGTTGGCCACCTGGATGACCTGGAGCGACTGGGCACCCAGGTCGAAAACGTCGTCCCGCGCGGAGAGGGCCGGCACGGCCGGCGCCAGTTGCCAGACGGCGGCGATGGTGCGTTCCAGCGCGTTGTCGTGCGCCAGTGTCTCGGTGCCGCGGTCCGGCACCGGTGCGTCGGGGGCCGGCCCGTGTGCGTCGGGGGTCATCGCGGCGAGCG
Proteins encoded in this region:
- a CDS encoding ABC transporter substrate-binding protein yields the protein MPKKRPVATALAGALCLVTTACADSSTGKADDTGDNAPAAAAESGYPVTLDNCGVPERFTKAPSRVVTMNGASVAEVSTLLALGLGDRIVANQQSYGMSEVAGRAKAIKALPTGGVKLNDAYDIPREAMIGLRPDLVLSTTSYGFDEKNGFATREQLKEVGAGSYVSPQGCDQDTSRMTIADSYTLLRDMGRIFNVSDRAEKLITASRKNIADVSAKVKDDKQPKVMVLFSNMTMGGNDFSSVVAKGIYNDILAKAGARNAFASASKTSFADLSKEKVAATDVDALVVIGYNDPDPAAYAKKLLKEFPQWPAAKNNKYVALSDSMYLGPSNDLAVEKIARMLHPDRF